Proteins encoded by one window of Conger conger chromosome 1, fConCon1.1, whole genome shotgun sequence:
- the sim1a gene encoding single-minded homolog 1-A isoform X2 — protein MKEKSKNAARTRREKENSEFYELAKLLPLPSAITSQLDKASIIRLTTSYLKMRIVFPEGLGESWGHVSRTSSLDNVGRELGSHLLQTLDGFIFVVAPDGKIMYISETASVHLGLSQVELTGNSIYEYIHPADHDEMTAVLTAHQPYHSHFVQEYEMERSFFLRMKCVLAKRNAGLTCGGYKVIHCSGYLKIRQYSLDMSPFDGCYQNVGLVAVGHSLPPSAVTEIKLHSNMFMFRASLDMKLIFLDSRVAELTGYEPQDLIEKTLYHHVHSCDTFHLRCAHHLLLVKGQVTTKYYRFLAKQGGWVWVQSYATIVHNSRSSRPHCIVSVNYVLTDTEYKGLQLSLDQVTSSKPTFPYSSTVTSIADSRKGSKSRVARSKAKARLSPYPQYPGFHAERSESDQDSPWGGSPLTDSASPQLLDHREGGEASCAYRQYPDPASLCYGLPLSEERHAHSQACDRGRCDAGRYFLGTPQPGRDGWWGAARAVLPVPKSSPENGEAYEGGMPHIASIHSLHVRGHWDEDSVVSSPDGGSASDSGDRYRGDHFRGSPQEPSKMETLIRATQQMIKEEESLLQLRKGPAEPLGPANGLSKGPGPCFAADFPQGALQGVVCRGPGVALACEHLQNRDGKMISPHGNEHEGSPAPLSRISSPVSERLPKAKDYLQGELSPQQPRGTHCAPSPTFYSPHHRQYLDKHAAYSLTGYALEHLYDAESLRGYSLGCPSTHYDVTSHLRMQPDPTGGHKGTSVIITNGS, from the exons atgaaagaaaaatctAAGAATGCCGCCCGGACTAGACGGGAaaaagaaaatagtgaattcTACGAACTGGCAAAATTGTTGCCCTTGCCCTCGGCCATCACATCCCAGCTTGACAAAGCTTCCATCATACGATTGACAACTAGCTACTTGAAAATGAGAATTGTCTTTCCTGAAG GTCTTGGAGAATCGTGGGGTCACGTGAGCCGAACCAGCTCACTGGATAATGTGGGTCGCGAGCTGGGTTCCCACTTACTTCAG acatTAGACGGGTTTATTTTTGTGGTGGCTCCCGATGGAAAAATTATGTACATCTCAGAGACTGCCTCGGTTCATTTGGGTCTGTCACAG GTAGAGCTTACTGGAAATAGCATTTATGAATACATTCATCCCGCCGACCATGACGAAATGACGGCGGTGCTTACAGCACACCAACCGTATCATTCTCACTTTGTGCAAG AGTATGAAATGGAGAGGTCGTTTTTCTTGAGAATGAAATGTGTTCTGGCGAAAAGAAATGCCGGCTTGACTTGCGGTGGATACAAG GTGATCCATTGCAGCGGCTACCTGAAGATCCGTCAATACAGCCTGGATATGTCCCCCTTTGACGGGTGTTACCAGAATGTGGGGCTGGTGGCTGTGGGTCACTCTCTGCCCCCAAGTGCCGTCACAGAGATTAAACTGCACAGTAACATGTTCATGTTCCGAGCCAGTCTGGATATGAAGCTCATCTTCTTGGATTCCAG GGTGGCGGAGCTGACCGGGTACGAGCCCCAGGACCTGATCGAGAAGACCCTCTACCACCACGTCCACAGCTGTGACACCTTCCACCTGCGCTGCGCGCACCACTTGT TGTTAGTGAAGGGGCAGGTCACCACCAAATACTACAGGTTCCTGGCGAAGCaaggagggtgggtgtgggtacAGAGCTACGCCACCATCGTGCACAACAGCCGGTCCTCACGACCCCACTGCATCGTCAGCGTCAACTACGTCCTCAC ggacaCTGAGTATAAGGGGCTGCAGTTATCCCTGGACCAGGTGACCTCCAGCAAGCCAACATTCCCCTACAGCAGCACTGTCACCAGCATCGCCGACAGCAGGAAGGGGAGTAAATCACGCGTGGCGCGCTCTAAAGCCAAGGCTCGCCTCTCCCCCTACCCACAG TACCCCGGCTTCCACGCCGAGCGCTCCGAGTCGGACCAGGACAGCCCGTGGGGCGGGAGCCCGCTGACGGACTCTGCCTCTCCACAGCTGCTGGACCACAGAGAGGGTGGGGAGGCGTCGTGTGCGTACCGGCAGTACCCGGACCCCGCCTCTCTGTGCTATGGCCTGCCCCTGTCCGAGGAGCGCCACGCGCACTCTCAGGCCTGCGACCGCGGCCGCTGCGACGCCGGCCGCTACTTCCTGGGCACACCCCAGCCCGGCCGCGACGGCTGGTGGGGAGCGGCCCGCGCCGTGCTCCCGGTGCCCAAATCCTCGCCCGAGAACGGAGAGGCCTACGAGGGGGGCATGCCTCACATCGCCTCCATCCACAGCTTACACG TGAGAGGCCACTGGGACGAGGACAGCGTGGTGAGCTCTCCTGACGGCGGGTCGGCCAGCGACTCCGGCGACCGTTACCGGGGCGACCACTTCCGCGGGAGCCCCCAGGAGCCCAGCAAGATGGAGACGCTGATCCGGGCCACGCAGCAGATGAtcaaggaggaggagagcctCCTGCAGCTGCGCAAGGGCCCTGCCGAGCCGTTGGGGCCTGCCAACGGCCTCTCCAAGGGCCCCGGCCCCTGCTTCGCTGCCGACTTCCCCCAGGGGGCGCTGCAGGGCGTGGTGTGCCGGGGGCCGGGCGTGGCCCTGGCCTGCGAGCACCTCCAGAACCGCGACGGCAAGATGATCAGTCCCCACGGCAACGAGCACGAGGGCAGCCCCGCCCCGCTCTCGCGCATCAGCAGCCCCGTCTCCGAGCGGCTGCCCAAGGCCAAGGACtacctgcagggggagctgtCCCCCCAACAGCCCCGGGGCACCCACtgcgccccctcccccaccttctACTCTCCGCACCACCGGCAGTACCTGGACAAGCACGCGGCCTACTCGCTCACGGGCTACGCGCTGGAACACCTGTACGACGCGGAGAGCCTGAGGGGCTACTCGCTGGGCTGCCCCAGCACGCACTACGACGTGACCTCTCACCTCCGAATGCAGCCGGACCCGACCGGGGGGCACAAGGGGACGTCCGTCATCATCACCAACGGGAGCTGA
- the sim1a gene encoding single-minded homolog 1-A isoform X1 yields MKEKSKNAARTRREKENSEFYELAKLLPLPSAITSQLDKASIIRLTTSYLKMRIVFPEGLGESWGHVSRTSSLDNVGRELGSHLLQTLDGFIFVVAPDGKIMYISETASVHLGLSQVELTGNSIYEYIHPADHDEMTAVLTAHQPYHSHFVQEYEMERSFFLRMKCVLAKRNAGLTCGGYKVIHCSGYLKIRQYSLDMSPFDGCYQNVGLVAVGHSLPPSAVTEIKLHSNMFMFRASLDMKLIFLDSRVAELTGYEPQDLIEKTLYHHVHSCDTFHLRCAHHLLLVKGQVTTKYYRFLAKQGGWVWVQSYATIVHNSRSSRPHCIVSVNYVLTDTEYKGLQLSLDQVTSSKPTFPYSSTVTSIADSRKGSKSRVARSKAKARLSPYPQYPGFHAERSESDQDSPWGGSPLTDSASPQLLDHREGGEASCAYRQYPDPASLCYGLPLSEERHAHSQACDRGRCDAGRYFLGTPQPGRDGWWGAARAVLPVPKSSPENGEAYEGGMPHIASIHSLHGEGHWDEDSVVSSPDGGSASDSGDRYRGDHFRGSPQEPSKMETLIRATQQMIKEEESLLQLRKGPAEPLGPANGLSKGPGPCFAADFPQGALQGVVCRGPGVALACEHLQNRDGKMISPHGNEHEGSPAPLSRISSPVSERLPKAKDYLQGELSPQQPRGTHCAPSPTFYSPHHRQYLDKHAAYSLTGYALEHLYDAESLRGYSLGCPSTHYDVTSHLRMQPDPTGGHKGTSVIITNGS; encoded by the exons atgaaagaaaaatctAAGAATGCCGCCCGGACTAGACGGGAaaaagaaaatagtgaattcTACGAACTGGCAAAATTGTTGCCCTTGCCCTCGGCCATCACATCCCAGCTTGACAAAGCTTCCATCATACGATTGACAACTAGCTACTTGAAAATGAGAATTGTCTTTCCTGAAG GTCTTGGAGAATCGTGGGGTCACGTGAGCCGAACCAGCTCACTGGATAATGTGGGTCGCGAGCTGGGTTCCCACTTACTTCAG acatTAGACGGGTTTATTTTTGTGGTGGCTCCCGATGGAAAAATTATGTACATCTCAGAGACTGCCTCGGTTCATTTGGGTCTGTCACAG GTAGAGCTTACTGGAAATAGCATTTATGAATACATTCATCCCGCCGACCATGACGAAATGACGGCGGTGCTTACAGCACACCAACCGTATCATTCTCACTTTGTGCAAG AGTATGAAATGGAGAGGTCGTTTTTCTTGAGAATGAAATGTGTTCTGGCGAAAAGAAATGCCGGCTTGACTTGCGGTGGATACAAG GTGATCCATTGCAGCGGCTACCTGAAGATCCGTCAATACAGCCTGGATATGTCCCCCTTTGACGGGTGTTACCAGAATGTGGGGCTGGTGGCTGTGGGTCACTCTCTGCCCCCAAGTGCCGTCACAGAGATTAAACTGCACAGTAACATGTTCATGTTCCGAGCCAGTCTGGATATGAAGCTCATCTTCTTGGATTCCAG GGTGGCGGAGCTGACCGGGTACGAGCCCCAGGACCTGATCGAGAAGACCCTCTACCACCACGTCCACAGCTGTGACACCTTCCACCTGCGCTGCGCGCACCACTTGT TGTTAGTGAAGGGGCAGGTCACCACCAAATACTACAGGTTCCTGGCGAAGCaaggagggtgggtgtgggtacAGAGCTACGCCACCATCGTGCACAACAGCCGGTCCTCACGACCCCACTGCATCGTCAGCGTCAACTACGTCCTCAC ggacaCTGAGTATAAGGGGCTGCAGTTATCCCTGGACCAGGTGACCTCCAGCAAGCCAACATTCCCCTACAGCAGCACTGTCACCAGCATCGCCGACAGCAGGAAGGGGAGTAAATCACGCGTGGCGCGCTCTAAAGCCAAGGCTCGCCTCTCCCCCTACCCACAG TACCCCGGCTTCCACGCCGAGCGCTCCGAGTCGGACCAGGACAGCCCGTGGGGCGGGAGCCCGCTGACGGACTCTGCCTCTCCACAGCTGCTGGACCACAGAGAGGGTGGGGAGGCGTCGTGTGCGTACCGGCAGTACCCGGACCCCGCCTCTCTGTGCTATGGCCTGCCCCTGTCCGAGGAGCGCCACGCGCACTCTCAGGCCTGCGACCGCGGCCGCTGCGACGCCGGCCGCTACTTCCTGGGCACACCCCAGCCCGGCCGCGACGGCTGGTGGGGAGCGGCCCGCGCCGTGCTCCCGGTGCCCAAATCCTCGCCCGAGAACGGAGAGGCCTACGAGGGGGGCATGCCTCACATCGCCTCCATCCACAGCTTACACGGTGA AGGCCACTGGGACGAGGACAGCGTGGTGAGCTCTCCTGACGGCGGGTCGGCCAGCGACTCCGGCGACCGTTACCGGGGCGACCACTTCCGCGGGAGCCCCCAGGAGCCCAGCAAGATGGAGACGCTGATCCGGGCCACGCAGCAGATGAtcaaggaggaggagagcctCCTGCAGCTGCGCAAGGGCCCTGCCGAGCCGTTGGGGCCTGCCAACGGCCTCTCCAAGGGCCCCGGCCCCTGCTTCGCTGCCGACTTCCCCCAGGGGGCGCTGCAGGGCGTGGTGTGCCGGGGGCCGGGCGTGGCCCTGGCCTGCGAGCACCTCCAGAACCGCGACGGCAAGATGATCAGTCCCCACGGCAACGAGCACGAGGGCAGCCCCGCCCCGCTCTCGCGCATCAGCAGCCCCGTCTCCGAGCGGCTGCCCAAGGCCAAGGACtacctgcagggggagctgtCCCCCCAACAGCCCCGGGGCACCCACtgcgccccctcccccaccttctACTCTCCGCACCACCGGCAGTACCTGGACAAGCACGCGGCCTACTCGCTCACGGGCTACGCGCTGGAACACCTGTACGACGCGGAGAGCCTGAGGGGCTACTCGCTGGGCTGCCCCAGCACGCACTACGACGTGACCTCTCACCTCCGAATGCAGCCGGACCCGACCGGGGGGCACAAGGGGACGTCCGTCATCATCACCAACGGGAGCTGA